In one Bombyx mori chromosome 4, ASM3026992v2 genomic region, the following are encoded:
- the LOC101737309 gene encoding transcription termination factor, mitochondrial isoform X1 — protein MIGRLMISSFLVRPHSYNSFWNVLWLNFNNVCKNKIIYNQIYVPVQTLKSNTKDEINCYNEPKAKIVLLLNLKSPEDAVPFYKLPMKTLLHIYKVTMNDVENGFCENRLYYLASRLKCSPTGLCEKLTKRIFVYSLSFDWLKNALDILLEMGVSEDRIIRDLWILKYHHETIRLRLQQVKDKGIDNLYPWMVRCPEEVLNRSIRLSQETKNILGETKSTQIYLANRLNTSLDSVEELYSKTPALKTIRVTKAKKFLDFLINEGFTVEDIANKSRVLSASQKTVQQRLEMLRDLGVNDINLNVLCRSRRDFKKYCDTLQLLAKKDK, from the exons atgattggACGGCTTATGATTTCTTCGTTTCTCGTACGGCCTCATTCTTATAATAGTTTTTGGAATGTTTTGTGgttaaatttcaataatgtgtgcaaaaacaaaattatctatAACCAGATTTATGTACCTGTACAAACTCTAAAATCGAATACAAAAGATG AGATAAATTGCTACAATGAACCAAAAGCAAAAATAGTTTTACTATTAAACTTGAAATCTCCAGAGGATGCTGTGCCATTCTACAAGCTACCAATGAAAACATTGCTTCACATATACAAGGTCACTATGAATGATGTTGAAAATGGTTTCTGTGAAAACCGGCTTTATTATTTGGCATCTCGATTAAAG TGTTCACCAACTGGCTTATGTGAAAAATTAACTAAAAGAATCTTTGTTTACTCCTTATCATTTGATTGGTTGAAAAATGCCTTAGATATTTTGTTAG AAATGGGTGTGTCTGAAGACAGAATAATTCGGGATTTATGGATATTAAAATATCATCATGAAACAATACGCCTAAGACTTCAACAAGTCAAAGATAAGGGTATTGACAACTTATATCCTTGGATGGTTAGATGCCCTGAGGAGGTACTAAATAG GTCAATTAGATTAAGCCAAGAAACTAAAAATATTCTAGGAGAAACAAAGTCGACACAGATTTATTTAGCTAATCGTCTGAATACATCACTTGATTCTGTGGAAGAGCTGTACTCAAAAACACCTGCATTAAAAACAATCAGAGTGACCAAA GCAAAAAAGTTCCTAGATTTTCTTATTAATGAAGGATTTACTGTTGAAGACATCGCTAATAAATCAAGAGTGTTATCAGCTTCTCAAAAAACTGTACAGCAAAGATTGGAAATGTTACGTGATTTGGGTGTCAATGACATAAATTTGAATGTTCTTTGTAGAAGTAGAAGAGATTTTAAAAAGTATTGTGATACCTTACAATTACTTGCTAAAAAGGATAAATAG
- the LOC101737309 gene encoding transcription termination factor, mitochondrial isoform X2: MIGRLMISSFLVRPHSYNSFWNVLWLNFNNVCKNKIIYNQIYVPVQTLKSNTKDEDAVPFYKLPMKTLLHIYKVTMNDVENGFCENRLYYLASRLKCSPTGLCEKLTKRIFVYSLSFDWLKNALDILLEMGVSEDRIIRDLWILKYHHETIRLRLQQVKDKGIDNLYPWMVRCPEEVLNRSIRLSQETKNILGETKSTQIYLANRLNTSLDSVEELYSKTPALKTIRVTKAKKFLDFLINEGFTVEDIANKSRVLSASQKTVQQRLEMLRDLGVNDINLNVLCRSRRDFKKYCDTLQLLAKKDK; this comes from the exons atgattggACGGCTTATGATTTCTTCGTTTCTCGTACGGCCTCATTCTTATAATAGTTTTTGGAATGTTTTGTGgttaaatttcaataatgtgtgcaaaaacaaaattatctatAACCAGATTTATGTACCTGTACAAACTCTAAAATCGAATACAAAAGATG AGGATGCTGTGCCATTCTACAAGCTACCAATGAAAACATTGCTTCACATATACAAGGTCACTATGAATGATGTTGAAAATGGTTTCTGTGAAAACCGGCTTTATTATTTGGCATCTCGATTAAAG TGTTCACCAACTGGCTTATGTGAAAAATTAACTAAAAGAATCTTTGTTTACTCCTTATCATTTGATTGGTTGAAAAATGCCTTAGATATTTTGTTAG AAATGGGTGTGTCTGAAGACAGAATAATTCGGGATTTATGGATATTAAAATATCATCATGAAACAATACGCCTAAGACTTCAACAAGTCAAAGATAAGGGTATTGACAACTTATATCCTTGGATGGTTAGATGCCCTGAGGAGGTACTAAATAG GTCAATTAGATTAAGCCAAGAAACTAAAAATATTCTAGGAGAAACAAAGTCGACACAGATTTATTTAGCTAATCGTCTGAATACATCACTTGATTCTGTGGAAGAGCTGTACTCAAAAACACCTGCATTAAAAACAATCAGAGTGACCAAA GCAAAAAAGTTCCTAGATTTTCTTATTAATGAAGGATTTACTGTTGAAGACATCGCTAATAAATCAAGAGTGTTATCAGCTTCTCAAAAAACTGTACAGCAAAGATTGGAAATGTTACGTGATTTGGGTGTCAATGACATAAATTTGAATGTTCTTTGTAGAAGTAGAAGAGATTTTAAAAAGTATTGTGATACCTTACAATTACTTGCTAAAAAGGATAAATAG
- the DnaJ-1 gene encoding DnaJ (Hsp40) homolog 1 → MADNKLYEILGVSKNASESEIKRNYHKLAKEFHPDKNPAAGDKFKEISYAYEVLSDPKKRQVYDLYGLKGLQEGGQGGGFPADEIFGNFFGNLFGMGGSRGCGQGRGPVRGEDTMHPLAVTLEDLYAGKTTKLQLSKNVICAHCKGVGGKPGSLISCKDCRGQGIKVSYQQIAPHMTRQFHSRCPSCLGQGETFNEKDKCSKCKGKKVLNETKILEVHIEKGMRDNQKIYFRGEGDQQPDTEPGDVIIVLQQKPHEKFKRNGDNLIMKHEITLTEALCGFEFVAKHLDGRDLLIRHLPGEVIKPGDVKCVQGEGMPIYKNLFEKGNFYVKFDVVFPENHFANEEQLKQIETILPPRPAFVMPTGEDVEEVNLMDYFTPSESSRGREEAYASDDEEHMHAGPGVQCAHQ, encoded by the exons ATGGCTGATAACAAATTATACGAGATTTTGGGCGTTTCTAAAAATGCCAGCGAATCCGAAATTAAACGA aaTTACCACAAACTTGCTAAAGAGTTCCACCCGGACAAAAATCCTGCAGCTGGtgataaatttaaagaaataagtTACGCATATGAAGTGTTATCCGATCCTAAGAAAAGACAAGTGTATGACTTATACGGGCTCAAAGGACTACAGGAAGGCGGCCAAGGAGGAGGGTTTCCGGCTGATGAAATTTTTGGTAATTTCTTTGGTAACCTCTTTGGAATGGGTGGGAGTAGAGGATGTGGTCAAGGCCGTGGTCCAGTCCGTGGCGAAGATACCATGCATCCCCTTGCAGTGACATTAGAAGATTTGTATGCTGGGAAAACTACAAAATTGCAGCTCAGCAAAAACGTAATTTGTGCCCACTGTAAAGGTGTGGGAGGAAAACCAGGTTCTCTTATATCTTGTAAAGATTGCCGTGGACAAGGAATTAAAGTGTCATATCAACAAATTGCACCACACATGACTCGGCAATTTCATTCACGCTGTCCATCCTGTCTCGGTCAAGGTGAAACATTTAATGAAAAAGACAAATGCTCTAAATGCAAAGGAAAGAAAGTTTTGAATGAAACAAAGATTTTAGAGGTGCACATTGAAAAAGGTATGAGAGACAATCAAAAAATCTACTTCAGAGGTGAAGGAGACCAGCAGCCTGATACTGAACCTGGTGATGTGATTATTGTGTTACAACAAAAACCTCATGAAAAGTTTAAGAGGAACGGAGATAACTTAATAATGAAGCATGAAATCACACTTACTGAAGCATTGTGTGGTTTTGAATTTGTTGCTAAACATTTAGATGGAAGAGATTTGCTCATCAGACATTTACCTGGTGAAGTTATTAAGCCCGGTGATGTTAAATGTGTACAAGGTGAAGGAATGCCTATCTATAAAAATCTTTTTGAAAAAGGAAATTTCTATGTCAAATTTGATGTTGTTTTTCCTGAAAATCATTTTGCTAATGAGGAACAGTTAAAACAAATAGAAACTATTCTGCCCCCACGTCCTGCTTTTGTTATGCCTACAGGTGAAGATGTAGAAGAGGTTAATCTAATGGATTATTTCACACCTAGTGAAAGTAGCAGAGGCAGAGAAGAAGCCTATGCTAGTGATGATGAAGAACACATGCACGCTGGCCCTGGCGTTCAATGTGCTCATCAatag